The following proteins are co-located in the Apium graveolens cultivar Ventura chromosome 5, ASM990537v1, whole genome shotgun sequence genome:
- the LOC141724188 gene encoding uncharacterized protein LOC141724188 isoform X1: MLPFSVTASRQIRYLLDNVTDANFDSVHQQLCEFIEYGTEESILVLQTCFDQLNIQWKDYKNIQLQPIFISVFRNILNRPNFSTLLCQSIKSPSVNEDLLDSLCKAMQLAAPERIVLGLALSESENPDVRMCGKSFCITQISQLCSNHETLDSAEQIQSILIFLNQSEGLSRHVDSFMEMLALVHLKDDSEFILAPLLTDELREVNFLSNINMFDEKSENEFDTILAEMEKELCMADLMKEFGYGCTVNITQCKDMLSLFLPLTEVTVARIFSSVVCTNSGLDSYQNTYLTFCSAISSSSLSDFPHLDSWSVDVLIESITQLAPAINWIDVFKNLDHEGFYIPNEASFTLLMSIYRHACQEPFPLHAVCGSVWKNVEGQISFLKHAVSVPPEVFSFANAERQLAFTDTVKDDKFDVGHAKHAWQCLDLLEVLCKLAERGHAGSVRPMLEYPRKHCPEILLLGVASITTTYNLLQYEVYSAVFPELLKNSTGASVFLQLWHVNNSLLLRGFLDAFSIDQDNIIKILDLCHELKIITNVLEMVPFSFGIRMAALGSRKELIDLESWLSTNLSTYKDTFFEECLKFIKEVQISTQEKIPPCFNQSTSLWSNYLETVSTFLKVLQASTSLISSSHLFEEIEKLNLTIIHSNIRVKDPSDTDSATVDRNADDVEAEINSLFHQMFSGQVAVEAAIQMLARYKESSEKREQSIYECMIANLFEEYKFFSKYPDRQLNIAAILFGSLIKHQLVTHLTLGIALRAVLDALRKPADSKMFIFGTKALEQFVNRLIEWPQYCNHILQISHLRGTHSELVAYIDRTLVKISSGHSELDGGPVAAVDQQKIPAANVEGSVFPFIGSTSVQIGSEVSSPVQLEKRQKSLLEEQHKTSLLLASYMKPTLSAAMNSPVPASDTSSALKGAADQSTALSSTTASVRPSRTAPGKRFGSALSIETLVAAAEQRETLIQAPASEIQDKISFIINNLSPANVEAKAKEFSEFLKEQFYPWFAQYLVMKRASIEPNFHDLYLKFLDKVNSKPLNKEIVQVTYENCKVLLGSELIKSSTEERSLLKNLGSWLGKITIGRNQVLRAREIDPKSLIIEAYERGLMIGVVPFTSRILESCQNSLAYQPPNPWTMGILALLTEIYAMPNLKMNLKFDIEVLFKNLSVDMKDVTPSSLLKDRAKEIEGNPDFSNKDVASSQTSLVGDVKPTTLNPVEPPHDIASSSHTTVRSHILSQFVAPVHLSSSTSEEKVAPFVISDQLPSTQGILQLHAPASSIELQVVVNPKLHSLGLQRHFQSVLPPIMDRSIKEIVSGIVQRSVSIATQTTKELVLKDYAMESDENRICNAAHLMVASLSGSLAHVTCKEPLRALIMGNLRTSVQGLKLANELLEQAVQLATNENLDLGCALIEKAATEKAVEAIDGEIVQQLSIRRKQRESVGPALFDISLYTQGQMGVLPESLRPKPGRLSQSQQRVYEDFVRLPCQNQSSQTSNLSLGGTPASLSGGFSEGYGSASGQLNSCLYPSIGKTGINAAADSNDLGPKNVDAGPANQLSVSMMHSGLAEGVDQQNFEKGAIPASMSELPAVHTNAVKESGEYMQGLSSTSTTERFGRSILEPSLTTANALDKYQLVSEKLAGRPVSPESLPQLAEIARNPAVLSELTVGKEDNLRHSRDRKQATGHTAASREEYNRLDSIEPDPVGFRDRVSMLFAEWYRICELPGPKDATSARYVLQLMQSGLLEGDDMSDRFFRLLMELSVSHCLQSHQLSFLAIDIYAALVFSILKFCPVDQGSSKRSLLSKVLAVSVKIIYKDAVDKNSSFNPRPYFRLFINWLLDLTTLEPLSDGANLQVLIALANAFHALQPLKVPAFSYAWLELVSHKCFMPKLLTGNPQKGWPCFQRLLVDLFQFLEPFLRNAELGQPVHFLYKGSLRVLLVLLHDFPEFLCDYHFSFCDVIPPSCIQMRNIVLSAFPRNMRLPDPSTPNLKIDLLAEITQSPRILSEVDAALRAKQMKSDVDDFLMTKQQGSSFLSELKKKLLLAPVDAARAGIRYNVPLMNSLVLYVGVQAIQQLQARTSPNALGSGSLAAFHVSTALDIFQLLITELDTEGRYLFLNAVVNQLRYPNNHTHYFSFILLYLFAESKQEVIQEQITRVILERLIVNRPHPWGLLVTFIELIKNPRYNFWSRSFTRCAPEIEKLFESVSRLCGGPKPVEEGVASGGLSDML; encoded by the exons TTCATTGAATATGGAACTGAGGAAAGCATATTGGTGCTCCAAACCTGCTTTGACCAACTGAATATTCAGTGGAAAGATTATAAGAATATCCAACTTCAACCAATATTTATATCAGTTTTTAGAAACATCTTAAACAGACCAAATTTCAGTACACTATTGTGTCAGTCAATAAAAAGTCCATCAGTTAATGAAGATCTCTTGGACAGTCTGTGCAAGGCCATGCAACTTGCAGCACCCGAAAGAATTGTACTTGGTCTTGCTTTATCAGAATCAGAGAATCCTGATGTTAGAATGTGTG GTAAGAGTTTCTGCATAACTCAGATTTCGCAACTATGTTCTAATCATGAAACACTGGATTCTGCTGAGCAAATTCAGAGCATTCTTATTTTTCTTAATCAATCGGAAGGACTATCCAGGCATGTGGATTCATTTATGGAAATGCTAGCGCTGGTTCATTTGAAGGATGATTCTGAATTTATCTTGGCTCCGTTGCTCACAGATGAATTGCGTGAAGTCAATTTTTTAAG TAATATAAATATGTTTGATGagaaatctgaaaatgagtttgATACTATCTTGGCTGAAATGGAGAAAGAACTGTGCATGGCTGATCTGATGAAAGAATTTGGTTATGGTTGTACCGTGAATATCACACAGTGCAAGGATATGTTATCTCTATTCTTACCGCTGACTGAAGTTACTGTTGCTAGAATATTTAGTTCAGTTGTCTGTACGAATTCTGGACTTGATAGCTACCAGAATACCTACCTGACATTCTGTTCAGCTATCAGTAGCAGCAGCTTGTCAGATTTTCCACACTTAGATTCTTGGAGTGTTGATGTGCTCATCGAATCCATCACACAACTT GCTCCAGCAATCAACTGGATTGATGTTTTTAAGAACTTAGATCATGAGGGTTTTTACATTCCCAACGAAGCTTCTTTCACTTTACTCATGTCCATATATAGACATGCATGTCAG GAACCATTCCCTCTCCATGCTGTTTGCGGTTCAGTTTGGAAGAATGTTGAGGGCCAGATATCTTTTCTTAAGCATGCTGTCTCTGTACCACCTGAAGTATTTAGCTTTGCAAATGCTGAAAGGCAGCTG GCTTTCACAGATACTGTGAAAGATGACAAGTTTGATGTGGGACATGCAAAACATGCATGGCAATGTCTTGACCTTCTGGAGGTATTGTGTAAGCTAGCTGAGAGAGGTCATGCAGGTTCTGTTCGACCCATGCTTGAGTATCCTCGCAAGCACTGCCCTGAAATTTTGTTGCTAGGAGTTGCAAGCATCACT ACAACATATAATCTTCTGCAATACGAAGTTTATTCAGCTGTCTTCCCTGAGTTGTTGAAAAATTCCACTGGGGCCAGTGTGTTTCTTCAACTTTGGCATGTCAACAATAGCCTTCTGTTGCGTGGGTTCTTAGATGCATTCAGCATAGACCAGGACAACATAATTAAAATTTTGGACTTGTGCCATGAGTTAAAG ATTATAACAAATGTACTGGAGATGGTTCCATTTTCGTTTGGTATCAGGATGGCTGCCCTTGGTTCTCGAAAAGAACTCATAGACCTGGAATCATGGCTAAGTACTAACTTAAGTACGTATAAAGATACTTTTTTTGAG GAGTGCCTCAAGTTCATAAAGGAGGTCCAAATTAGCACTCAAGAAAAGATACCCCCTTGTTTTAACCAATCTACTTCTCTCTGGAGTAATTACTTGGAGACAGTATCTACATTTCTGAAG GTCCTCCAAGCGAGCACCAGCTTAATTTCTTCTAGCCATCTTTTTGAGGAAATAGAGAAGCTGAATTTGACAATTATACACTCTAATATAAGAGTAAAGGATCCCAGTGATACCGATTCCGCTACTGTTGATAGAAATGCAGACGATGTCGAGGCAGAAATCAACTCTTTATTTCATCAAATGTTTTCTGGCCAAGTGGCAGTTGAAGCAGCGATTCAAATGCTGGCTCGATACAAAGAGTCATCCGAAAAGAG GGAACAATCTATATATGAGTGCATGATTGCAAATCTGTTTGAGGAATACAAATTTTTCTCCAAGTACCCTGACAGGCAACTTAATATTGCCGCTATTCTTTTTG GATCACTTATTAAACATCAACTTGTCACGCATCTTACACTTGGCATTGCTTTGCGTGCTGTTTTGGATGCACTACGCAAACCTGCAGATTCAAAA ATGTTTATTTTTGGGACCAAAGCTCTGGAACAGTTTGTTAACCGCCTGATTGAGTGGCCACAGTACTGCAATCACATTTTGCAAATATCTCATTTACGGGGTACTCATTCAGAGCTTGTTGCATATATTGATCGAACACTTGTCAAAATTTCATCAGGCCATTCCGAGCTAGATGGGGGCCCTGTTGCTGCTGTCGACCAACAGAAAATCCCTGCAGCAAATGTAGAG GGGTCAGTGTTTCCTTTTATTGGATCTACTAGCGTGCAAATAGGGTCTGAGGTTTCTTCTCCTGTCCAGCTTGAAAAGAGGCAGAAGAGTTTGTTAGAGGAGCAGCATAAAACTTCTCTACTATTGGCTAGCTACATGAAGCCAACTTTATCAGCTGCAATGAATTCTCCAGTTCCTGCTAGTGATACGTCAAGTGCCTTGAAG GGTGCAGCTGATCAGTCAACTGCATTGTCTTCAACCACTGCTTCTGTTCGTCCTTCGCGGACGGCTCCTGGAAAAC GCTTTGGTTCTGCTCTTAGTATTGAAACACTTGTTGCTGCTGCAGAGCAAAGGGAAACTCTAATACAG GCCCCAGCTTCTGAGATTCAGGATAAGATATCATTTATCATTAACAACTTATCTCCAGCTAACGTGGAAGCTAAAGCAAAAGAATTCTCTGAGTTCCTTAAAGAGCAATTTTATCCTTGGTTTGCTCAATATTTGgtgatgaaaag AGCTAGTATTGAGCCGAATTTTCATGACCTGTACCTGAAGTTCTTGGACAAAGTGAATTCAAAGCCTTTGAATAAAGAGATTGTGCAAGTTACCTATGAAAACTGCAAG GTTTTGTTAGGATCTGAACTCATAAAGTCAAGTACTGAGGAGCGGTCTCTCTTAAAGAATCTGGGCAGCTGGCTTGGGAAGATTACAATTGGCAGGAACCAAGTCTTACGGGCTAGAGAGATTGACCCTAAGTCATTGATTATTGAG GCTTATGAGAGAGGTTTGATGATTGGTGTCGTTCCATTTACATCAAGG ATACTGGAAAGTTGTCAAAACAGTCTTGCATATCAACCACCCAATCCTTGGACTATGGGTATCCTTGCATTACTAACTGAGATTTATGCAATGCCGAATTTGAAAATGAATCTTAAGTTTGACATTGAG GTTTTATTTAAAAACCTTTCTGTGGATATGAAAGATGTCACTCCTAGTTCTCTTCTCAAGGACAGAGCAAAGGAAATAGAAGGAAATCCCGATTTTTCTAACAAAGATGTTGCATCTTCCCAAACATCATTAGTCGGTGACGTTAAACCAACTACTCTAAATCCAGTCGAGCCACCACATGATATTGCTAGTTCTTCCCATACTACGGTCCGTTCTCACATATTATCTCAG TTTGTTGCTCCCGTCCATCTTTCTTCATCTACGTCGGAGGAGAAAGTGGCACCTTTTGTCATATCTGATCAGCTTCCTTCTACTCAGGGGATTCTTCAG CTACATGCACCAGCATCTAGTATCGAACTGCAAGTGGTTGTCAATCCCAAATTGCATAGTCTAGGACTGCAACGGCATTTCCAGAG TGTACTTCCTCCGATCATGGATCGGTCTATCAAGGAGATTGTGTCTGGTATTGTGCAGCGCAGCGTTTCCATTGCAACTCAAACAACGAAGGAACTAGTGTTAAAG GACTATGCTATGGAGTCGGATGAGAATCGAATATGTAATGCAGCACACTTAATGGTGGCAAGTTTGTCTGGGAGCCTGGCCCATGTGACATGCAAG GAACCTCTTCGCGCTTTAATTATGGGTAACTTGAGGACTTCAGTTCAAGGTTTGAAGCTCGCAAACGAGCTCCTTGAACAAGCTGTTCAGCTGGCTACTAATGAAAACCTTGATCTGGGATGTGCTCTGATTGAAAAAGCTGCAACAGAGAAG GCTGTAGAGGCTATTGATGGGGAAATAGTCCAACAACTCTCAATAAGACGGAAACAGAGAGAGAGTGTTGGTCCTGCATTATTTGATATAAGCTTGTATACTCAAGGTCAAATGGGTGTTCTACCGGAGTCTCTCCGACCTAAACCTGGACGTCTCTCACAATCACAACAGCGAGTTTATGAG GATTTTGTCCGGTTACCCTGTCAAAATCAGTCTAGCCAAACCTCAAATCTCTCTTTAGGCGGAACTCCAGCTTCCTTAAGTGGTGGCTTCTCGGAGGGATATGGTTCAGCTTCTGGTCAATTAAATTCTTGTCTCTACCCAAGCATTGGGAAAACTGGAATAAACGCTGCTGCAGATTCCAATGATCTTGGTCCTAAAAATGTGGATGCTGGTCCAGCAAATCAACTTAG TGTGTCCATGATGCATTCTGGGTTGGCTGAAGGTGTAGATCAACAAAACTTTGAAAAGGGTGCTATCCCTGCTTCGATGTCAGAGTTGCCTGCCGTACATACCAATGCTGTAAAA GAGTCGGGAGAATACATGCAGGGGTTATCTTCTACATCCACAACTGAGAGATTTGGAAGAAGTATATTAGAGCCATCATTAACTACAGCCAATGCACTAGACAAGTACCAGCTTGTTTCAGAGAAG CTTGCAGGAAGGCCTGTATCTCCAGAGTCGTTGCCACAGCTGGCAGAGATTGCTAGGAATCCTGCTGTTTTATCTGAACTTACTGTTGGGAAAGAGGATAACTTGAGACATTCTAGAGACAGAAAG CAAGCGACTGGTCACACTGCAGCAAGCCGGGAAGAGTACAATCGTTTGGACTCCATTGAACCAGATCCTGTTGGATTTCGTGATAGG GTCTCAATGCTGTTTGCAGAATGGTATAGGATATGTGAACTTCCTGGGCCAAAGGATGCAACTTCTGCTCGCTATGTCTTACAATTGATGCAAAGTGGACTGCTGGAAGGGGATGATATGTCAGATAGATTTTTCCGCCTTCTCATG GAACTCTCTGTGTCTCACTGTTTACAATCACATCAACTATCTTTCCTTGCTATTGACATATATGCTGCACTCGTCTTTTCAATACTTAAG TTTTGTCCTGTAGACCAGGGATCAAGTAAACGGTCTCTGCTGTCCAAG GTTCTGGCGGTTTCTGTGAAAATTATATATAAAGATGCCGTGGATAAAAATTCATCTTTCAACCCAAGGCCATATTTCAGGCTGTTCATCAACTGGTTGCTTGACCTGACTACCTTGGAACCGCTGTCTGATGGTGCAAATTTACAG GTTTTGATAGCACTAGCAAATGCGTTTCATGCACTGCAGCCACTTAAAGTACCTGCATTCAG CTATGCCTGGCTGGAGTTGGTGAGCCACAAGTGCTTCATGCCAAAGTTGCTCACCGGGAATCCACAGAAGGGTTGGCCCTGTTTCCAGCGTTTACTAGTTGACTTGTTCCAGTTCTTAGAGCCATTCTTGAGGAATGCTGAACTTGGGCAGCCG GTTCATTTTCTATATAAAGGTTCACTAAGGGTATTGCTAGTGCTACTCCATGATTTCCCAGAATTTCTCTGTGATTATCATTTTAGCTTCTGTGATGTTATTCCCCCGAGTTGCATACAAATGCGAAATATAGTTCTCAGCGCATTTCCTCGCAACATGAGGCTACCAGATCCTTCAACTCCAAACTTAAAG ATTGATTTGTTGGCGGAGATTACTCAGTCCCCACGTATACTCTCGGAGGTCGATGCTGCTCTTAGAGCGAAGCAGATGAAGAGTGATGTTGATGATTTTCTAATG ACAAAGCAACAGGGGTCTTCTTTTCTTTCTGAACTAAAGAAAAAACTGCTGCTTGCTCCAGTTGATGCTGCTCGAGCCGGGATTCGGTACAATGTACCTCTGATGAACTCCCTTGTACTTTATGTTGGCGTGCAG GCCATACAACAGCTGCAGGCGAGAACTTCCCCTAATGCTCTTGGAAGTGGTTCATTGGCCGCATTTCATGTCAGTACTGCTTTGGACATCTTTCAGTTATTAATCACAGAGCTAGACACAGAAGGGCGATATCTCTTTTTAAATGCAGTTGTTAACCAACTACGTTATCCAAACAATCATACACATTATTTCTCGTTTATCCTACTCTACTTGTTTGCAGAATCAAAACAG GAAGTAATTCAGGAGCAGATTACTAGAGTGATATTGGAGAGACTTATAGTTAACAGACCTCATCCTTGGGGGCTTTTAGTCACGTTCATCGAGCTTATAAAG AATCCGAGGTACAACTTCTGGAGTCGGTCTTTTACAAGGTGTGCTCCAGAGATTGAAAAGCTCTTTGAGTCGGTCTCAAGATTATGTGGGGGCCCGAAACCTGTGGAAGAAGGTGTGGCTTCCGGTGGGTTGTCTGACATGCTCTAG